CCCAAggtatttgttcaatttttcggCTTTGAGATACACTTTCTTCATCTCGTAAAGATCGACCTTCAATCCAATCCCTTTCCCTGTACGAAAAACAAGATGAAAACATTCGTTTTTTGACTGAGTCTTCTGACGCATGACCCTGGCGCATGactgacaaaaatgaaatgaattcaaCCAGCTATTgttaaaatatttcacatttcacttACACCTTTTCAAATCAAATGTTGCTCTTACCAACCTAAAAACCTGTCGGAGACATGCacccatgggtgtcgatcacggggggggggggggtgggggggatatatccccccaatatttcaagtggggggatggcctgtattatcaccccccccccaataatttagggtagaaaatttataataacgatgatgaaaaaatgaaaagtttgataaagatgattatagtgatgattatagtatgccatcaatcagtttgtttccctcgcaatttgtgtatattgttattaaataaaaacattcttttccaggacttttaaacagatgggtggaggttcaagatgaaaaagaatgaaatgtttatgtatatgatattttttaacacatgacataaaaggaccccgacgaaaaacaacttttgttgatagggtgtttcatcccaccagtggtaatatgatcatatttttacatttttttaataagtgaaatggtttcagaaagaataatcattcatttatctctaaagcgtatcttcggatatgaacatcggatgtttttttcttcatgttattcttgttattgttatggacttgaatatctaaacttgattgattttttcttattttggcaaaaagaaatctcttgagtttggaaagggatgacaaTTTTTGCATTCTgtatgagcacactcatgcggtacgtaaatttcattttaacacaatatattagctgatattacatactgatggttcaagaaaatgttggagaaatatcataacatgacagttgagttttgatttttttatgtttgttttgtttcatgcacttataaagcatttaaaacatgttaaaatccagggttaaaatcgtctaaggaatgacggtaagcccgatggcgcacgagaagtcacacagtttgtaatttgtgctatagtcttaatttgtccgaatctgcattttatcatcatgcattaagaagaaaaaagatattgcccgtcgggttagatttaagagagaagttgtatacatcatgctcaattataaaaacagatcactttgtacattgtccagacaatttttgtcattttttctttcgtatgagtttagaaaaggcttacttgtaacacaaattgacttttcaaaatattatataagtacagtacactgcaacaatgaaggaatttccaagaacacagtggcgtaactacggggggggggggggcacgtgccccccccccccgaatcgactggccaaaaaaaaaaaaaaaaacggggaagaggagaaaaagagggagaaaggaagagaaacgtagtgggaatgaagaaattattgttcattataatgttacattataataatgttatgttataatacataaacattttttcataactttattttgctcaggcctagatgtattcattgttcccggtgctcgcattgtctgtttaacgtttttaagtcaatatacaccaaatatatttcctcgcacttcgacttattattgttttatgtagtgacatatggttctttttcttgacttcttaaagtgattgccccattttaaggtgttaatataaagcctttcctgtccgtgcttacgttcgcactagtagattggtgagatatgtctgctcttcatgaattcctaaaaatcagtccttaaaatgtccctttctctgatctgaatatcaaaaattttcagctcgcgcttcgcgctcgcatcatttgtttagtgaaatacgtatcgtatggtcttagtgaattcttataAACAGGTcttagaatgcctctcttcatgtctgaatatcataaattttcagctcgcgcttcgcgctcgcaatatttgatgagcgagatgcgtattatcatgattacaatgactacaaaaagtgcttcatgtgtttagatgtagcaatatcagcaagcgctttgcactcgcattagatgactatggtgagatatgtatactcttattggattcctaaaatatagtccttaacatgtccttgtttggggtcaatatttacaaaaatctcagctcgcgcttcgcgctcgcattgtttgtttagcgagacagatatgtatcatgattacaaaaatttgcttatgatGTCCatttttggtctgcatatcaaaaattttcagctcgcgcttcgcgctcgcattatttgagcagtgagatacatatccgtttaatggcactgtccttaaaatgtccctattaggtcatatacctggcaactgagcgcgcttcgcgcgctcactaagtgactcaaaaattttgctggtgccccccccccccaatgccgtgactcacggtacgccactgcaagaacaccatgcagatcaaccactcccaaatgtcctaacttgtgattttagtgggggtaatcttgaaagatccccatccacaagaacatttgtgtcaatcatccccccaaccaagaataccgatcgacacccatgcttGCACGACAAGATAACGATGTATGCCAACTTGATTAAAAGCAAGTTGTTCAAtacaattattttatcaaaatactcTGTATGGTGGATTAGTTTTAAGTGAACCTTAAGAATTCATCGTACAGATGAGATAAGAGTGGTTTTTAACACGAATCTAGCGAAGGGAGAATAATCGAAGATCGGAACGATGGTGTtgaacttggaaaaaaaaaatcaaaacttaaCAAAACAAGCAATGGAAGGGTAAACGAACGCCTTGAAAGAAACAATGTTGAGTTGTGGAATCTACTTACGGACTTCATCGGCAAGCTTCATCTGTTGCGTTGCCACCAGGACTTTGACCAAGGTATCCGCCTGTTTGACGGTCGGGTCCACTCCTCGTACCCAGGTGGTTAACATTTCAAACGCCGCGTTTCGAACATGCCCTTCCGCTGCGGTCCACATAGCCGCAACATCGCGGTACGGCAAACCGAGGTTGAGACCGAGTGGCACGTATTTCTCGGTGGGGATACGGTTGGCCAAGCATTGGACCTGCATTTCAGAAAGGCCTGGAACTTCCTTCTTTGAACTCACGACGTACTTCAGATGATCATTACCGGCTTTAAAAGGAACAAGGATGAATGTTGATAAGTATCATGAACtttgaatttgaaagattgAGGAATCATAAACGTGGTGAATCTGCAGACAAGGAATACTGAAACAAAAACTAAATTTAATGTCACTGAATACATTGTAAGATAGACTTAAGCTAATTATATTTATTCCAAAGATGAACCGTACATACTGAACCATGAATGTAAAGTAATAAGTCCAGCTTATGCTTACATGTTTGTCTTTAAAGATTTAACAATATTATGGCCTAGCATTTATAATACTGTTATGTttctaataacaataattataaaacaACATCGCTATCAACTACTTCACCAATATAGCACAGTCAATATTAAGGGAACATTTTATCAAAGATCCTTGGTTTTTATTGGCTGAAAAGCGCCTATCTCTGTCTGTAACCATAGCGACTGTCAGAGAATGACATGTTGTCAGGCTGACATTTTTAATGAAGCGGTCCACgggtatagtttttttttttggggggggggagggagggattTTCTCCAGATGAACTTTGGCGACCAGGATACTGTGTCTTACCTGGATTGATGAGGTCATTCTCCTATATTTCAAAAGATCTCCACAATCTTGTTTCACAGTGTCCCAATTCTTACGTTTATCTTACCCTGATTTACGAGGTCCTTCTCCTAAAGGTCTATGGTCTTTCTTAAGACCACCACTCAGATTGTTAGCTGTGTTTCTGATTTATGTCTGTTTTACCTGGATCAACGGGACCCTTCTCCAAGATGCCAAGTTTCTTCAGAACCACGCTCAGGGTATCCACATCGAGAGTGGGAGATTCTTCTCCCAGACATCTATGTTCTTCGACCCCTTCTCAGGGTGCTAGTTGTTCATATAAATGTCTAGGATCTCAAGAACCTTTTGCTTAAGCCGGTGCTTGAAGAGTTAAAGTTCTTCTACTTGTCTTACCTGGATCAATGAGGCCCTTCTCCCAGATGTCAAGCGTCTTTAGAACCTTGATCAGGGTTTCTGCAGTGTTCCTGTTCTTCTGCTTATCTTGCCATTGGATGAGGATCTTCAATGTGGCCTCCCGGGAGGACGAGAGTTCTGAAGAGTTGCGGATATCGCTCACTTCTTGGACCTTGAGGCCTAGGATCTCGCCCAGTTTGTCCTGCAAACCAGGCATCACCTTCTCGCTAACTCGCCATAGTTGAACCTCGGTGATTGCTGCAATTAAGgcaaataatgtattttaaatatgAAACATCCTCGTCTTTGACATAATTATCGTAAAATGGTAATCCATGCATTTACTCTGCTAATACTTATCAAGACAATGTATTCCCATGAAGATTTGTACTTTTTTGCTGGGTATTTCATTTTGCCTAGATAAataagagcgcgaagcgcgagctgaaattttctcATAAACTGACCTGTTAACAGGACCTTCAAAggactttttgtaatcatgaacaggatacatatgcctatataaacAAATAAGCAATACAAGCGTGAAGCCagagctgaaaaatgttcacatgcTGACCCAACGAGAGACGTTTAAAGACTGCTGTTAGTATCAGCAccacaattaatgcgagcgcgaagcgcgacttttatttcttaaactGACCTGATAAATGCATAAATAATGTGAGCaccaagcgcgagctgattttgttatatattttgacATGGACAGGGACATTGAAGGTCTGCCTGTAAAGGATAAATGAAGAGGGCATCTATATTACTAAACCATTATGCAAGCGCAAAGTGCGACCTTTTTTCCATATATTATTAATGACCTAAAACAGGACATTTCAAGCATTATTTTTATACCATGAAGATAGTAACTAGTATATCACTTAAAAACTAATACACTGACCTGGAGTATTACAATATAGAATATATCCTACGTATCTCATTTACAAATCATGAAAAGTGGAGCAAAGTTTGATAGTGGGTATACACAAACGGGATTATCTTACAAACTTGATAATCGAGCAGGAATCGAGATTAAAATTGTTGAGAATAATGATCTGTAAAAGCCCGCATATTTTTAAGCATATTTCACAATAACAGAATACAtcgagaagcgcgagctaagaTTTATACTTGCCTAAAAATGAGGATACAATTACGTACGGTTGTGATAGAAATTATACCTAAATACGCATTacaacatatttatttatttatttatttatttcaaatatttaaaagaagggTAGCCCAATCAGCAACAAGCTGGTTTTCGTTGGGGCCCTTCGTAACAAACACAAATATCAAACATGGTGACATATTCAAATATAATCAAAGAATAGAGCATAAACTAATATCaaaaatcaaatgataaaataatcataattaactatggaaaataacaaaataaatgaaatatgatactgTACAAATGTATATTCTACATCACCATATATTTGCCGAATATCTTAATATTTATGTTTCACTTTTCACTCAGTTTCTCTTTCATCCTCCTTCTcttgatattgatattgatatattcatattccacaatcatcaaagtacatttataataaatcattttaacactgaaaaaaatgcataacacacaggattgaaacgtagcaatgaaatgaaaaaaagtggagggcctactaaaaagcaaagcttgtaaaatgtagaccccctatcaaaattttatacaagggtaatatgatataagtagagtaaaataatcagcaaaattctataaaattatatataaacactgtaacacaaatgtatttacactatatacaaaattaaatattgactttaaaataatcaatactacCGTGTGTAAGTATgaggttcacaaaatatttgattgaatcaataagaattcagaataaattttttgatgagtaatttaaatcggtttagattagctgcctcttttattactctGTCCAGAGAATTCCAGAGTTTTGGTCCTGTAAAAAATAGAGTTTTGCTAGAAAATACTGTTCTACTTTTGGGTAAGTGATAGTCATTTGAATGTCtcgtattatatgaatgtaaagtattgtttctcataaatttcttttgtaggacattaggtacactatttctatctagcttatacatgaattggaatagttgCAAGCGGTACAGGTCATTGACTTTAAGAATACGTTTATGACGAAACAATTCATCTGTATGAGCTCtaaaggacatattgcatattattctcAGTACTTTTTTCTGAAGTAGCAAGACTTTATTGAGTCTCGTTTGAGAGGCATTACCCCATGCCAGAATTCCATAATTAAGATATGGTAGAATTAATGCACAATACAACATGGATAGCGCCTGTGCTGGAAGAGCGTTTTTAAGCTTATTGATGACTCCAATATTTCTTGCCACagttttgcaaatattgttgatatgagCATTCCACGTAAGCTTGTGATCAATAGTAAGACCTAAGAATTTTGTTGTTTGCACTTCTTTGATTTCAGTATTATCTAAAAGTATTTGATGCGGTAGATGTttcaatgaatgactaaaaagcatataattagTTTTTTGCAGATTCAATGACAGTTTGTTGGCTTTAATCcagtttgttacttttttaaattctgcatTCATAGTGCTCACAAGTACATGTGGATCATGAtgtgtaaagaaaatattggaatcatcagcaaagagaataaatgagataacatgagatgaatttttcatatcattaacaTAAAGTACAAATAGCAAAGGGCCAAGAATACTACCTTGTGGAATTCCACAGGAAACTGGCCTTGTTGGAGATTCTGATTCATTTACTGTAACAAACTGAATTCTATCAGTAAGATAACTCCTAAACCATTGTAAAGCTGTCCCTCTGATACCGTAATTTGATAGCTTACATAATAGTATTTCATGATCTATTGTATCAAACGCTTTTGAGAAGTCAAGGAATAACACTACGGTGTGATCAGAATCGTCAAAAGAagtagatattttatttattaatgtcaATATAGCATgagttgtattatgtttttctcTAAAACCGAATTGATTATCACATATAATACTATATTTCTTAAGGAAAGCAACTGTCCTTTTATAAATTAtcctttcaagaatttttgagaACGAAGTTAGCAAAGATATTGGGCGGtaattactagtaattaatTGGTCTCCCTTCTTGAAAATGGGTATAACTTTAgctattttcatcttctttggGACCTGGCCAAGCTGCAacgataaattaaatatatgaagCAGAGGATCAGCAAGAGAATGtataatgtttttcacaacTCTATTTGTAATGCTATCATAACCGGGAGTCTTTTCTGCTTTCAAATTAAATACAATCTCAAGTAATTCTTCTCTATGAACTGGAGtaagaaatattgaactttcattttgtttatccaaAAAGTCCTTAAACGAATTTTCTACAGGCATAATATTTCCAGCTAACTTTGGTCCAATTTGAgagaaatatgtattaaatCATTTGCTATAGAATGAGTATCTTCAACCATATTtccatctacacataatttatgaacagcactagatttgttaattttgtttagggccccatttattgttttccatgtatttttaaggtcgtttttatatgaatttaatttttctgaatAAAACCTCTTTTTTGCTATTCGGATAGTAGTTGTTAAGGTATTTTTATAAGACGTGTATCTATTCCTTGAAATATCATTTGGATTTGATATATACGAAACATACAGATTATTTTTCCGATTTATAGAccttaatatcaattttgaaacccATGGGAGCTTTGGAACACGTTTATAATCGTAATTTCGATATTTCTTTAAAGGAACACAAGAATCTAAGCAGTCATTGAaagatttcaaaaatatgtcaaatgagTCATCGACATTCACATTCGAGTTATAAACGTCAGACCAATCAACAGAGCTTAAATCTTCTTGAAGGcgttcaatatttttatcactaAAGTTCCTCCCTTTGccttttgatgttgtttttccAGCCGATTGGGGGTGCATGCACGTGACCACTAGCTGCCCCTTAGGTCATTTAGCAGAAGAACAGGTCACCAGTTCGTGTGTAAAGTCGTGCGTCACTAATGCTGCAGTCATATTTCCCCTACGGCagccatacggcgagtcgaaaagagccgttttattcatttttattcaaacctccTATAGTGTAGCTGGTATgttaaacggctgttttcgagtCGCCGTACGCCAACGTATatgggaaatgtgactgcgccataaTACTGCCATTTTCATGATACAGCCCCTGGTAAGTATTGACAACAAATACTTTTCCATCCAAAGTCGATTAAGGACCTTATGGAAATTAAAGGCTCTccattaattattttctttctcttttttaagTATACCCACACCAATGTATCACATTGCGTGATGGTGGCCAACGTATGCTATTGCCTATCGGCCATGTACGTGATGTAGATTCTAAATATATCCATGATGGAGTAATGGTTTGTTTCATGATTTCATCCATGGATTCTACAAAGGAAATCCTGCGACAATATGGGATTATCATTTCCGATGTTTAAAATTGCAGCCAATATATATGGATATGCACATCGTTGTTATATTGTTGTATTGGTGGTATATAACAACAGAATAACAACAAGAATAGATGGAAGGAAAATGGTGGATAAATATCCAGGGGGGAGAGAGATAATCGCttagtaggggggggggggggtctacaaCAAAAAGTTACCCatagaggaaagagtggaaagagATGCATGGGAAGAGGGGAACAGAATAAAGGATAGACAGACCATGCAGAAGGAGTGAGAGCTATAGGGAGCGGGTCgtagagaaaggggggggggggtagattaagagagagagggggagagaaacgGGAGAAGGGGAGCTATAAAGctcgagagagagagatatagggAGTGAGCGGGGTGGGGTATACAGGGAGGGAAagtgaaaaagagagagaggccGGGGGCGGAGGTAGAtcaagagagggggaggggaacaAAGTGTATACAGGCAATAGTAGGAGATGATGAGAGAGAACATGATGCACTTATTAATCTGGATGCATCCAAGTGACGTAACGAGTCCGGTCTTCAACAAGAGGTTTATTACAGTAAGCGAGCCTCTAGATCTCGAATTCGCTACCACATACACCCCGTGAATATGCATCCATCCACGGGATGTCGCATAGTCATAGTATGCACTCAAAAACTATATATACCGTACAGTTACATACGCACTAAAACATAATACTCACTCGTCTTCAATTCAGACTGCCCGTTGCCCATACCTCCCGTTTACAGTTGTGAATATAGCTCCGTGACATCCACACATGAAACGGAGTCGATAAATAGGATTTATATGACAACGAAGATGATGGATGGGGTTGACAGATGAGCAGTGTGATAATAATGACTATCGCCTTAGTGATGAGGCTGACAAAATGGTGATGCATGGAAGATCGAAATGCGAATAAAATGCAAGATGAATCGCCGATACGATCACAACTTTCGACGGCACGGGATATATTCCACTGTCAATTTTCCACCAAAGTGGGTTACGAACATGCATTAGTCCATGGGATATAAcaatataatttccatacaaCAAATGGTGCTGCGCGCGGCTGACGATTGAAAACCCTCGTATACGACAACTGAAAAAAGGCGATGGAATAACATATATGCACCGAACTCCCCGAGGGAGTGTATATTCAGCGCAAGCAGCGGTACGGTGTCCTCTCTTTAACAgaagagtgtgtgtgtgtgtgcatgtcgACTGTGGGTTAAGCGTGCACGTAGGTGTGTATGTGTGCTCGTTTTGATGTGCGCTAATAATGTTATTCCACGCATATGTGGAGTGCTATCTACCAAACAAAATCATGAAACCATTTTATGAATGGGGGACTGTCATATTTCGATCATCCTATTGTTGTGTTTGGTTTACATTCTCAGCAGTAGGTCTTGATATCGATTTGTCACGAACGGGGAGACGGGAGTTTCCCGAGTGACCACAATACCGCCATGCCCTTTTTATACTCATAGGCCGGTaatctgaagtcgggtttaaccaTAGAGACGTTacttagtatatatctctatgggtttaacttagaccatggtctaactctgtgctaaatgTATGGGAAGCCAACGATGTCAAAATTTggtttacattgtatgtttatTAAATTCATTGTGCTCTTTCCCAATTCTTTAACGGTGAAGATAATTATCTTATgtatcattcccagacagttaagaaGATTTGAGCGTCAAACAAGCTGATAAGTTGAACCTCTACTTTTAGATATTAATGTCAcagttggctttccatagttaaaccacaactttaaaccagagtttaaattaaaccagaCTTCAAAATACAGGCCTTAGAATGATGCTCTGTTTTGCCGCGATGTTCGATTTTAGAGCTGGCATGGATCGAAATCCAGGGAAACAATCGAAACAATGAGGACAATTTGTTTTAAGATtattttatgacgtcacaatcagATAACTGCTTAAACCTTACTTTAATCGGTGccttgaaaaaacaaaatttcagGTACGTGTACTGGATCAATGGTATGTAGGGTAACTGTACGTGGTATTAAGacgttttatatatatatatatatatatatgtatatatatatatatatatatatatatatatatatatatatatgtgtgtgtgtaaagttatacatttgtatactttctcccatacgtgtactgtatcaaagcgatagctttgatccagctgaagcatggcggcttgtcattgttcgaaacccaccttcacccgacaaaggaaattataattggtatcgtgtcgaaaatctgtctatctgacggtcaatcggatcggggtcgccctagccactaacccgtctctgtggtctagtggtt
This region of Lytechinus pictus isolate F3 Inbred chromosome 16, Lp3.0, whole genome shotgun sequence genomic DNA includes:
- the LOC129278556 gene encoding uncharacterized protein LOC129278556 isoform X2, with translation MPGLQDKLGEILGLKVQEVSDIRNSSELSSSREATLKILIQWQDKQKNRNTAETLIKVLKTLDIWEKGLIDPAGNDHLKYVVSSKKEVPGLSEMQVQCLANRIPTEKYVPLGLNLGLPYRDVAAMWTAAEGHVRNAAFEMLTTWVRGVDPTVKQADTLVKVLVATQQMKLADEVRKGIGLKVDLYEMKKVYLKAEKLNKYLGLDEAGNICFLEESEDKTEQDRYLINLYTFNTSKTDKSSHGSPVIVSFSSKCMAVDTNGKIYFQPVESNAKQISQADERFFYYQTEDDVLSTLRSCVFTKYLCVDSSNQPVMGDEGRSVVKFEEISSFKRR
- the LOC129278556 gene encoding uncharacterized protein LOC129278556 isoform X1; protein product: MGNGQSELKTTITEVQLWRVSEKVMPGLQDKLGEILGLKVQEVSDIRNSSELSSSREATLKILIQWQDKQKNRNTAETLIKVLKTLDIWEKGLIDPAGNDHLKYVVSSKKEVPGLSEMQVQCLANRIPTEKYVPLGLNLGLPYRDVAAMWTAAEGHVRNAAFEMLTTWVRGVDPTVKQADTLVKVLVATQQMKLADEVRKGIGLKVDLYEMKKVYLKAEKLNKYLGLDEAGNICFLEESEDKTEQDRYLINLYTFNTSKTDKSSHGSPVIVSFSSKCMAVDTNGKIYFQPVESNAKQISQADERFFYYQTEDDVLSTLRSCVFTKYLCVDSSNQPVMGDEGRSVVKFEEISSFKRR